GACATCCTCATGATGGGTCCGGCAATTAACACAGGGAAAAAAGCCACAAACAAAAAGTAATCTTCTACTTTAACAATAGGTTTTGTTGAATCACGATAGGTGTCAACTGCCGCAGCAATCACTTGAAAAGTATAAAAACTGATCGCAAGTGGTAGGGCAATGTGGATGAGATCAGGAACTTGTTTAAAGAACGGATAGTTGGTTAGATCAGCAAGAACCTTACTGAAAAAATAAATATATTTAAAAAATCCTAAATTGATTAGGTTGAGTGCAACTGTAAATCCAACCCAAAACTTTGTAGGACTTAATTTGATTTTGCGATACAAAAGGTAATTGATACTGATTACTACGAAAAAGTGGAAAGTCAGTGCCAAAGAAAAGTAGGCATAAAAACCGATTCCTGCAAGGAGCAGAAAATACTTTCGAACCTCTTTGGGGAGGGCCCAATAAAGCAAATAAACAATGGAAAAGAAGATTAAAAATGGGATTGAGTTGAACAACATATCAAGGAAGGAATTGTCTCTCCCAGTAATCGGTTTCCGAACTTGGTGTCAATCCTTCTTTCAGGTGGTTAAATTCCGTTTCGTCCTCTTCGGTTTCCCGTTTGACCCATTCTGCGTAAAATTCTTCTGAGGTCATTCGTTTGGTCCGAAGCCTACGAGCAAAATTAACAATCTCCTTATCGGATGTGATCACCAAACACTGTGAAGGTACTGGACATAAGTTGAGGTAGCCAATGATGAGTTCATCAGCTTTTTTCTCATGGCTGTAATGGATAGAGAATTCACCCAAATCTTCCGAATAACAATCCGAGGTAAGATCCTTTTTTCCGTCAAAAAATACTAAGATTTTAGAATGTTTATTCTTAGCATAAAATCGTTTGAGGTGAGCTAATAACCCATCCCGGGCATCTTGTAATCGGTATTCCCCCAAACAAAAAGCCAAATCGGGATATTTATACATCAGATTCATCCCATCGATCAGGATTCTCTCAATTACGGGCACAACTCTATTGAAACCACTTGCCAGATCCGATTAAACCAAAAAAACGTAAACATGGGGAAAAAAATAATCATCGTCGGTGCCTCGAGTGGGATCGGAAAAGCCATAGCAGAAGCTGAATTGAACGCGGGGAATTCCGTGGTTCTTTTGGCCAGGAGGGAAAAGTCCCTAGAATCCATTGCCAAAAAAGCCAATTTAGGAAAAGAGAAAAGAGCCTTTCCTTTGGTCTTTGATGTGACAAAGTTTTCCACAGCGGAAAAAACCTTCGGGAAAGCGGTGAGTTTACTTGGCAATGTGGATGAAGTGTATTTTGCATCCGGTGTGATGCCTGAAATCTCTCCTAACGAATACAATACGACCAAAGACTTAGAAATGTTAAATGTTAACCTTTTAGGTGCTGTTGCTTTCTTAAATCCCGTAGCTACTTATTTTGCAAAACAAAAATCTGGTAAAATTATAGGAATCTCTTCGATTGCAGGAGAACGAGGACGCAAAGGAAATCCAGTTTACAATACTTCCAAAGCTGCATTAAACACATACCTTGAAGCTCTTCGCAACCGACTATCAGAATCCAATGTCCAAGTAACAACCATTAAACCTGGATTTGTGATTACGGAAATGACTAAGGGTTTGAAACTTCCGGAAAAAGGATTAATGAAAGCAATCACAGCCGAAGAAGCTGCAGAAAAAATTCGCACCATTGTGGCAAATGGAAAAGACGAAGCATTTGTTCCTGGGATTTGGGCTTTGGTTGGTCTTATCATTCGTAACATTCCCAATTTCATTTTTAAAAAACTGAGTATATAACATGGTCGCAAAAAAAACAAAATCCATTCCTGATGTGAAAGTTCCCAAAAAGGAAAAAGTCGAAGCATGGGGGATGAGTTCCTTTTCTCTTTCCTCTGTATTTCATCCAGAAACAGAAGAAGAAATCAAAGAACTCTTTGTATGGGCAAACCAAACTGGCACCAAAATAGCGTTACGCGGTGGTGGTTGTAGTTATGGAGATGCTTCCACCAATACAGATGGAATTGTTTTGGATCTAACTCGCTTCAACAAGGTTTTAGATTTTAATTTGAAAACCGGTGTGATGACGGTCCAATCCGGAGCCCGCATCAAAGACCTTTGGGAAACAGGAATTGAAAATGGATATTGGCCTCCTGTAGTCTCTGGTACCATGATGCCAACCCTCGGTGGTGCACTTTCTATGAACATTCATGGAAAAAATAACTTCAAGGTAGGAACCATTGGTGAACATATCAAAGAATTTACTTTCCTTACTGCTAAAGGCGATATCTTAGTTTGTTCTCCAAAAAAAAATACAGATCTATTTTATTCTGCGATTTCCGGCTTCGGGATGTTAGGTTGTTTTTTAACAGTACAAATTAAAATGAAACCAATATATGCAGGTAAGATGAAAATTGATCCAGTATATGTTAGAAACTTTGATGAACTTTTTGCCTACTTTGAAGAGCATTATAAATCTTCCGATTATTTAGTGGGTTGGATTGATGCCTTTGCTTCAGGAAAATCAATGGGTAGAGGTCAAATCCACAAGGCCACCAATTTAAAGGAAGGAGAGGATCCTGATTTTCCTGGTAACTGTTTATTAGAAAGACAACACCTTCCCTCTCGCCTATTCTATGTGATTCCTAAAAAATGGATGTGGATACTTATGCGTCCCTTTAGTTTTAATTTAGGAATGCGCCTTATTAATTTAGCGAAGTGTATTGCAAGTATTCTTGTAAACCATAAGGCTTATTACCAAGGTCATGCGGAATATGCTTTTCTTTTGGACTATGTTCCCAATTGGAAGTTTGTTTACAAACCTGGTGGAATGATCCAATACCAAGTTTTTATCCCCAAAGAGAACGCCAAACAAGCATTCCGTGAAATCTTCACCATTTGCCAAGAAAGAGGGATAGTAAACTATCTATCTGTTTTCAAAAAACACAAACCAGACCCATTTCTTTTAACTCACGCAGTGGATGGATTTTCTATGGCAATGGACTTCCCTGTTACCAAAGGGAACAGAGATAAACTCTGGTCTTTATGCCATGAAATGGATGAAATTGTTCTGAAACACAAAGGTAGATTTTATTTTGCTAAGGACTCCACGCTACGCAAACGTGTGATGGAATCTTACTTTCCAAAAGAAAATCTCAAAAGGTTTTATTCTTTGAAGAAAAAGTATGATCCAAAAGGGATTTTGCAAACTGACCTTTACAAACGAGTGTTTTTAACTTAACCGCTAAAATTCTCGCGTGCTCTTAAATACACGCGAGAGACACAGCCCAAGATTGTAATAGATTCAAACGAAAACTGAAATACGGGCGAAAGGAATTAGATATTCATTCGTCTGTACAAATAGTACGCCGCTGTGGTAAAAATTACGGGTGTCATCCACATTCCGATCCAGATGGGTAAGGCACCATTTTCCGCCAACGTTTTAGCAGTCGAATTCAAAATATAATACAATAATACAACAGCAATGGTAAGTCCAAGACTTGCTACACCTGCAGAACGTTTGGTGATCGCACCAGCAAGAGCTCCGAGTGCTACCACAACAAAAGACATGAGTGGCATAGCAAATGCCATGTGTTGTTGGATAATCACATTACGGAAAGGAATTCCTTTTGTGATCCTGGACTGAATTTCATCGGCTAATTCAAAAAAATTCATTTCCTCTGGATTACGAATAGGTTTGGAAAAATAAGCCAAGTCTTCCGGAAAGTCATAGGTTTTTTCAGGATACTTAATCCGAGACACAAGTTCTAGATTTTCATTAAACCTGACTTCTTCCGCATCATACAAAACCCAACTGTGTGGGGAAGGAATGAATTTTGCTTTTTGGGAGGATACAGTGTACGTTGGATGACCATCGGGAGTGATTTCAATATAATTGAATCCGCCTTTTACGGTTTTTTCTTTTTCATCGATCCAGTAGACATAATAGAATCCCTTTTTTCCTTTGATATGCAATTGGTAAACAAAATCAATCAAGCGATTGGAGCCCTTAGCCATTATACTATATTCGATCTGTGCTTGTTTGTTGGCAGGAATCACAACCGTTTGGCCAAAGAGAGTCATAATCAGCCACATAGAGATTCCAAAAAATAAAATTGGAGTAATGATTCGAATGAAGGAAACTCCGGCAACCATCATCGCCACAAGTTCTTTGTTTACACTGAATTGACCGATGACAAAACAAACTGAAAACATAAGAGCCGGCGCCACCACCTGATCCACCATAGATGGTAACGAATACAAAACATGCAAATAAACATGTGTTTGATTTACTTTCGAAGATACTAAATACTTCATCACATCTGTGAATTTATAAATCACAATCATGGATGTAAGCATAATAAGAGTACCAATAAAGGTTTTAAAAAAATCTAAAAATAAATAACGATCTAAAGTACGAAAAGGAATGAACTCTTTTTTGAACCAAAGAAAGGGTGCTAACAACAAATTCATAAAAATTCCAATAACAACATACTCATATCATCGGAAATTCGTTTTGCCGAAAATGACATTGAGTCCTCATATAGAGCATTCAAAAATTCTTCACCTTTTTTGTCAGAATGATTTTTTATCGAAGATAGTAAATGTTCGTCTCCATAAATCTCTCCTGCCGTATCGAAAACTTCCAAAATGCCATCAGAATAGAGTAAAATTCGATCTCCTGAATTGGGTGTGATAGAAAAATCTTTTAGATTAGGTTTTAAGAAGGAAACAATTAGGGTTCCCATCCCTTCCATAAACTTAGGATCGGAATCTTTTTCCATTCGGATGAGGGGTGGGTGACCTGCAATGGAATACTGGATTTCTCTTGTGATTGTATCTACAAACAATACACAAGCACTGATATGGTTATTGGGAACTAATGTTTGTAAATCGGTATGAATAGATTTTAAACAAGCAGAAGGTTCCGTTTGATTTCCGTGAATTTTAAAAGCAAGGACGGCCATAGCAGAAACCATTGCAGATGCAATTCCATGACCTGAGACATCAGCAAAAAAAAGGGCTAACTTTCCATCCTCTCTTTCCAAATAACTGATGGCATCACCCCCCACTTGTCCAAAGGATCGAAAAAAAGAATGGAGTTTCACACCTTTTGTTTTCGGCCACTGGGTGGTTACCAAATTGGACTGGGTTTCATTTGCCAAATCCAATTCGTTTAACATACGATCTTGAAATCCTTTGAGTTGGGATTCTGAAATTCGGAGTTTTTCAACAGAGCTTAGGCGAATATTGAGTGTTAAATACGAAACGAGAGCTGGTGTGATGATAGCAGAAAGATACAATGGCAAATCCACTTGTGGTTCTTTTGTATAAAGACCAATGATAATTCCTGCAGAAGATACAGTTCCCAAATAGGAAACAAGAGATCTTCTATCCACAAAACTAACTCCAATACAAGAGAGTACCAAAATCATTCCCACCAGATAACCAATATAAAGTGAGTTCCAATAGAGAAGAATGAGAGAATGAGCACTCATTGTGTAAAAGAAAAACAACATGATAGATTGGATTTGTTTTCGAACCCAATCAGATACATAAGTAGCAAAGAAAAAACCTAAAGTTATGGAGGCATGTAAAACACGAATCCACTTAGGATCATACAATCTCAACTCATCAATGGGTGCAAAAATTCCAAAACCGATAAAACTAAAAAATACAACGAGGCAGATTCTTGAAATCTTCATTACCTCATCATCTAGTTTAAATCGTTCTTGGAAGGATTGTTTTATCATACCAAATGGTTGGATCCAAATTTAGTTTTAAAATGTTCAGGAAGAGCTGATGGTTTTTGCAATTCAAAATCGAACCAAACAAAAGCGGCGTTTCCAGTCAAAACACATTCCTCGTTTTCATTCCACATAGAACAAATCACAGTAAAGGCCCGTGAGGAAATAGAATCCACTTCTAAGGTGATCTCTAAAGTGGCAGGGAAAACTACTTGTTTACGGTAATCCATATCCAAATGAGTGAGCACGGGGCCTGCTTTAACAGGCTTTAGTGGAGAGTCCCAAAGCGCTTCTTTTGTAAAATAATCAGCCCTGGCAGATTCAAAATATCTGACGTAAGTAACATTGTTTACATGTCCGAAGGCATCCATCTCACCCCAAACAACTTGTTGGGTGAATTTATGTTTGTATTTGATTGGTTTTGACATTTTATGTTACCGAACTTCAAATAAGGAAAGAGACAAAACTTTGCCATCTCTATCCTTTACTTGCAAACGATACTCTCCCTTCTTTGGTTCCCAGAGGTAAGGTCCTCCTGCGGAACCAATCTTTTCATCGTTTAAATAATAAGAATACGAAACCTCGTAGGAACTGAAAGTAAAGAGGATTTTTTGACGGCCCAAAGGAATATCTGGATCCAACGCGAAAATACTTCCATTCACGGGAGTAAGAATTCTCTTTGACTTTGTTTTCTCTACTCCACTGTCCTTAGACAGATTAAACTCTGTGTCTGTAGGGTTTTTAAAATCAGGTTCTTTTAATTTGGAATCTAGCGACTCATGTAAAACATCCATTGCCTCTCGCCAAACAGGAGCAGCACCAGTAATGCCCGAAACATCTAACATAGGAGCGCCAGTAGGATTTCCGACCCAAACACCTACTGTATAAAATTCCGAGTAACCAATACACCAATTGTCTCTCATGTCTTGGCTTGTTCCTGTTTTGACTGATGTATAATACGATGTTGATAAATAATTATCCCATCCAAACCCAAGGGACCGAGCTTCTCGATCAGCAAGAATTTCCGATACCATATAACTTACGGTAGGTGAAAATATCGTTCGAGTTGAGGAACTTTTTTTAGATGGTTGGAAGGTAAATTCAGAATAAACTCCTGCATTGGCAAGAGTGCGGTAAGCGTTGGTAAGTTCCAGTAGAGTCATATCTGCCGTTCCTAATGCCAAGGAGGGACCATAAAACTCTGGATAACGAAGGCCTGTGATTCCCAACCTCTCTAAGATAGATACAAATTCATTGATATCTAAAAAAGACAAAGCACGGATGGCAGGAATATTGAGGGAGGAGGCTAAACTTTGCCTCACTGTTACATTTCCTTTATAGGATTTATCATAGTTTAACGGTCGATAGATGCCTTGGTAAACAGGAATTCCCACAGGAGAATCGGAAAGAATAGAATCGGGAGTGAGTTTATTTTCTTGGAAGTTCTGTGCATATACAAATGGTTTTAGAGTGGATCCGACTTGTCTTTTGCTTCGGATGAGATCTAGTTTCGCAACAGAACTTTCTTCTCCAATATTGGGAACATAAACCAGAACTTGCCCCGTACGGTTGTCGAGAACGATGACGGCCCCATCTTTAACATTTTTATCTGCGAGAGTTTTTACATTTCTCTTTAGGATCTCTTCTACTTTTCTTTGAAAGTTTAAGGATAAGGAAGATGTTATTTTCGAGTTCGAATTTTTATCTTCTTTGGAAAAATCGAAAAGAGCCTTTGCGAATAAAGGGACAAAGGAGGGATACTGTGCGTAGTCCAAGTTACGAAACAAAGATTCTCTTACCAAACGAGAAATGGCTGAACAATCATCTACACCGTCTCTTTCCATTTTCAGTAAACAAACACGTTTCACAACTTTTTCAATGGAACTTTGTGGGGAACGAATGAGAGCAGCGAGCACATAAGTTTCATTAGGTGACAGTGCTTCAGGAGATTTTCGAAACAGTCCCTTACTCGCGGAACTAATTCCTTTCAGTTCCCCTCGAAAGTATATCAAGTTGATATAAGCGGTAAAAATTTCTTCCTTCGTCCAAGTTTCTTCCAAATCCACGGCCCTTTGGATTTGTTTTAGTTTTTGAAATATAGTTTTACGTTTGGATTCTTTCGGTTGTAATTCCGGGTCCAAAAGAGAGGCGAGCTGCATGGTAATGGTAGAACCACCACGTAACGAAGACCCCGTGAGATTTCCCAGGAAGGAGGAAACAAGAGCATTCGAATCCACTCCTCCATGGGAAAAGAATCGTTTGTCTTCTGCATGAACGACTGACTCAACTAAAAATTTGGGGAGTTGGTTATAGTCCGCCCATTCTTCCGATCGATACGTATTCTGGATTCTGTACCTTTGGACAAGTTCACCACTCCGGTCAAACAGTTGTATGTCGGAAGGTTTGTAGCTAGATTTTACTTCTTCATAGGTTGGTAAAGCCCAAAGGGAAGACCCTACGGCAAAGAAATAAATAACAATAGTAGAAATAAAAAAGCGTATGATTCCAAAATCAAAACGGTTTGGTTTACCGAGGAGTGGTCTCGGCATTTTCATAACCCGTTTCGATGATGGAGTGGCTTCCATACTCCCTTACCTTATGAGGAACCGAAGCCCAAATTTTATCAATAGCTTGCCGTTCCGGAATTTGACATAAAATCAAAAATGGCTTTTTAGTAGAGACACAAAAGGTATATAGTTGTTCCAACATCTCTTTCATTCGGGTGGGAGTTTCCGACCAATACGTGTAAGGTGGATCTAAATAAAATATATAAGCCTCTTCCTCACCCAACTCCCACTTTAACGTATGTTTGGTTGCATCTTTCCGAAACAATTGAACATTGGTAAGTCCTCGAAAAAGGGAATGGAGTTGTCTAAACCTAGTTTGGTCTAACTCGTACGTCAAAAGTCTTTTCACAGACAGGCTATAAGCTTCAGCGGAAATCTGCCCACTGCCCGAAAAGTAATCACAAAATAAAACAGAATCAAAACCGAGACCCCAAGAAAGAAGACGAGAGTCCATAAGAGAGAAGATGGCTTTTTTCATAAGGCTATTCGTAAAATTCAAATGCCCCGAAACATCTGGTGGGGAAGGAATTTCTTTTCCTTTCCACTTTCCTTGTGATACACGTAATCCTTTCATTTATTTCCCTGAAGATTTAATCTCTTCCAGTTGAGATAACACGTGTTTGGAGGGAGAGTTGGATTCAATTTCTGAAAAAATTTTCTTTGCTTCCGACTCGTTTTTTAAATCCATCAGCCCAAGCCCATACAATAGAAGTGCATCGTTGTATTTGGGGCTTTGTTTCCCCGACTTTTGAAAGTCTTTTCCCCATTCGATGAGTAAATCGGACTCCCCGAAAACAACGGCTCGTTCCATAAATAGATAAATGGCATTCCAGTAATGAACCGACGATCTAAAGTTAGGTGGCGCTTCCCTGACCACCTTAGTTTTCAGCTGGGACCAATTTTCCTCAGTCGAGACATAGAGGAAAAAAATACGAGGATCTTTTTCTCCGTCGGCTGTGTTCAAGTATTGGAGGGACCCTTTGGATACGGTTGCGTAATTTCCTTTTTTGAATTCTGTATAGAGGGTCGAAAAACCGGAGGCCTCGCCCCAAAGGAGCGATGGTAGAATCAAAAAACCAAAAATATACTGAAAATAAGTCAAATTACAGTTCGGTGATATTCGCAGATCCGCACATAGGGCAGATCAATTCCCAAGAATCGAGGTATTCGTCCTCCCCTTCGGCTTCCCAACGGTGGTCACAATCCTCACAAGCATACGTTACGACGTCTTCGTTGAGGCTATCCGCTTCGAATTCGTCATCTTCTAAAAAGTCATCTTCCATACCCTTCTCACTAAATCACAAAGAAAAAGCCGTGTCAAGTGGGGAGGGCAAAAAAAAATGGGAACCAACGATGGCGATTTACTCCCGGTACGAACCGCACAGAAAGAAGAAATCAAAGACACCGCTAATTTTATTGGTTTTAGCGCTTGGTCTGTCCGTGTTAGGGTTTACCTATAGAAAAGAAATTTATTTTCTTTTTGCAAAAGACCAAAGTGTCAGGGCAGAAAAAACCAAAGAAAAAACAATCGAACTCTGGAAATCAGGTAATCTGAAAGAAAAAGATATAGAAGACTTCCAATCGATTGCGACCACCTATTCTGAAAAAGATCCCACAGATCCAGTTGCTTTTCATTTAATTGCGCGAAGTTTATTTTGGAATTTATATAGAATTGGAATTTATTTTGATCACGATAGTTTGATTTTGCATTTAGGATCAGAATTCCAAGATTTTATTGGTTCTTCAGTTTTGGCAGATTCTACTTTGGATTCTGTTTTTTGGAACGCAAGGACAGCAGAGTCATTCTCCTCGTCTCCCTTTTATGATTGGGAAAACAATAAAGTTTTGTTATTCCTTGGGGAAACACATCGTCACGTCAAAAGACCCCAAGTTCTCATAAACGAATATGGAAATTTGGATCGTTCTAAACTTTCCCCTGAGTTTCAAACGGTTTATATTTGGTTACTCACCTTCAATACTATGTTAGCTGGTGATGCATCAGGACTCGATAAACTCATCACAATTACAAAAGACCCAAGTTACAAAGCTGGAATTCAATTCACACCTAGAGAAGAGAATTTTTTACGAGGCCTCGGAAAGTATTATAAAAAAGATTATGTAGGTGCTTTGTCACTACTCAGGCAAGCAAAGTCAAACAATCCCGATCGAATTACCGAAACTTCTATCATTACGGAAGCCACAATCTTTCACTTACAAAATCTTTCCCAAAAAGGAATTGATCTATTGGAAGAATTTTACCTTTCTTCTGGTAAAAAGAATGCGGAGATTCCTATCCTCATTGCGAAGATGATTGTGGAAAAACCGGGAGCCAAAACCAAACTAGATCTAACACCGGAAAAAAAAGAATGATTGGTTTGTTATCTCTACTTTCTCGTTTTATGTCTAAAAACTCTTGGAAACGTTTTACGATCACGAGCCAGATTACCCTTTGTTTTCTACTCATATTCATTTCTTTTTCCCACTGCGGATTATTTTACAAAGGTGTTCCTAAGGCCGGTGAGTTTTGTTATGTTCTCATAAAACCTCCGGAATGTTTGTATGTAGACTTCGAAGCCAAAAAATTAATTTGGAACGATGTTGAATATACTTTGGAAGAAAAACTTCGAATGGATTATTTTTTTAAATCCAATGACGAATTGTATGAACTCACGGTCTCCACAGTGAATCGTGTGGAATTAAAAAATCTTACCACAGCAAACTTTAACAAGTTTTATATGAGAAAAAAAGATAAGTTTGCCGAGATCCCAACTCCGGATGCCAAACATGAGTAAGTCCATTGAGGAAATCCAAAAAGAAATCATAGCAGAATTCTCTGACCTAACAGATTGGGAAGAGAAGTTTCAATATTTGATAGAGTTAGGTGAAGGACTTCCTCCTTATCCAAATGAAAAACGAACAGAAGAATATATAGTCCCCGGTTGCCAATCACGAGTTTGGGTAGCACCAAAACTAGAAGCAGGAAAATTAGAATTTGATGCGGATAGTGACACTGCTCTCACAAAAGGTCTAATTGCTATTCTCATACGCGTGTTTTCAGGACAATCTCCGAAAGATATAGCGGATGCCTCGCTTGGTTTTATCGAAGAAGTAGGCCTTGCAAAATTTCTTTCGATCTCCAGAAGAAACGGACTTTTCTCTATGGTACAAAAACTAAAAGGATACGCAGAAAAAGTATAATCCCTTTCTTTTTTCCTTTGCAAACGATGAAGACTCGCATAGAATTCTGAAACGAATCTGAATCAGGAATTCTATGAAACAAAGTTTTATCTTTATCCTTCTATTACTCGCTTTTGTCCATTGTGGCAAAGACCTTTCCCCCTTCGGTGGTGAACCAGAAGTAAACGCACTAAAGACTCGACTAAAACCCGAATGGCCAAGTCCCAATTGGAAAGTAGTATCCCCTGAATCTGTTGGGGTATCTTCCAGCAAACTGGGGTTAGTAGAAGAGTATGCGTTCACAAGAACTGGAGATGAAACAGATAGAAAAGGTAGAAGGACCGATGCACTTGTCATTTTAAGAAACGGAAAACTCATTTATGAAAAGTATGCAAGAAATTTCTCTGAAGACAAAGTCCATTTAACTTGGTCTGTATCCAAAAGCATTTTACAAACTATGTATGGAATTGCGGTCAAAGAGGGTCTCGTTAAGTTAGATGATCCAGGTTATTATCATTACGAACCACTGAGCCGCGATGAAGCACACAAAAAAATTACCATTAGGCACCTTCTCAATATGTCCTCTGGACTTGCGGGAGAAGAAGGATATGAAAGTGGTCCCTTAAAGTCATCGGTAATTGCCATGTTGTATACAAGAGGCCGCAAAGATATGGGTGCCTTTTGTGCAGGTCTTCCTCTTCGTGCAGAACCGGGAACTCAGGTGTATTATTCTAGTTGCGATACCAATATTCTCTCGGCCATTTTGAAAAAAGTATATGGGACGGAAGAATATGACAAACTCCCATTCGAAAAAATATTCAAACCTCTGGGAATCACCAATGTCACTTTCGAAAGAGATGGTTCTGGCACTTACGTTGGATCCTCTTACTTGTATATGACAGCCAAAGACTTAGCAAAAATTGGTTATCTGTATTTAAATGATGGAATCTGGAACGGCGAACGTCTGTTACCTGAAGGTTGGATACAATTTACAAGAACCCCTGCCCCTGGATACAAATCCACCCCTTACTCAGAAGACTTATCGCAAGACAATTATACGGCTCACTGGTATGCCAACACTGGAGTTCCCGAAAGAGGAATTCACGAACCATGGCCGGATGCCCCAAAAGATACCTTTGCTGGCCTTGGGCACTGGGGACAAATGTTGTATGTGATTCCAAGCCTAGACCTAATCATTGTTCGGTTTGGAGATGATCGCGAGAAGGCATTCATCAAAAATGATTTTTTAAAATTAGTGAAAGAGTCGGTAATTCGGTAACCTTATGAAAAGAAAAATATCTGTGATCCTTTCTTTGTTGTTTTTATTTATTTTGTTTTGGGCACAATGGAACTGGAAACATCTCTCCAGTTTCCCTTCCATTATCTCTAGTTTTTATTCGAAAGAGTATTGTAGTTGTTACTTTGTGATGCAACTTTCAGAAGACCAATGTCATGACTTTGCTCGTCAGTGGGTTCCTATCAGCGAATTCAAACTCGACAAAGAAAATATGTCTATAACGGTAAAGGGACTCGGACGGACCAATACCGCGAAGTATCTTTCAAAAGAATACGGCTGTACTTTAGTGACTGATTAACAACTTAGCGATAGTAACGGATTCCGGGAAAGATGAAGTTGATCCCAAAGATAAGGCCTTTGGATTTGACTTCTTCTGGAACCGGGCCAAAGTTTTGGCCTCGAATGGAATCCATACAAGCTTGGTCGACTACCACTTGGCCTTGGGAAGTTACAAGTCTCACATCAAGCACTTGCCCTTGTTCGCTTAACATAAATAAAACTTTGGTTTCGCCTTCTTTGATTCCTTCTCTTGCCACAACACCTGCCATATCACGATAGGCATAGTTTCCACCACCAGGAGGGGCAAAGGATTCCTCAATTCGTTTCAACATATTCTTAAAATAATAATAACCTGCGAGTTGTTTGGTGGGAATGGTAAGCGCTTTTGCTCCGTCCCATCGAAACAAAAAATCCTGCTGAAATCTATAGTTAAAAGGAATTTTTGTCATCTGCCCAGAACTTGCAGATTGGTTTGGACTTTCTTCTGAATTTGAATTACTTTTAGGATCTGCTTTAAAGATACCTACTTCGAAGATTTCTTCTTCTTTGGATTGTTCCGATTTTGGTTGAGCTTTGCTCGGAGTAGAGGCAGAACTACCCATGATAAA
Above is a window of Leptospira wolbachii serovar Codice str. CDC DNA encoding:
- a CDS encoding FAD-binding oxidoreductase; protein product: MVAKKTKSIPDVKVPKKEKVEAWGMSSFSLSSVFHPETEEEIKELFVWANQTGTKIALRGGGCSYGDASTNTDGIVLDLTRFNKVLDFNLKTGVMTVQSGARIKDLWETGIENGYWPPVVSGTMMPTLGGALSMNIHGKNNFKVGTIGEHIKEFTFLTAKGDILVCSPKKNTDLFYSAISGFGMLGCFLTVQIKMKPIYAGKMKIDPVYVRNFDELFAYFEEHYKSSDYLVGWIDAFASGKSMGRGQIHKATNLKEGEDPDFPGNCLLERQHLPSRLFYVIPKKWMWILMRPFSFNLGMRLINLAKCIASILVNHKAYYQGHAEYAFLLDYVPNWKFVYKPGGMIQYQVFIPKENAKQAFREIFTICQERGIVNYLSVFKKHKPDPFLLTHAVDGFSMAMDFPVTKGNRDKLWSLCHEMDEIVLKHKGRFYFAKDSTLRKRVMESYFPKENLKRFYSLKKKYDPKGILQTDLYKRVFLT
- a CDS encoding NYN domain-containing protein — its product is MPVIERILIDGMNLMYKYPDLAFCLGEYRLQDARDGLLAHLKRFYAKNKHSKILVFFDGKKDLTSDCYSEDLGEFSIHYSHEKKADELIIGYLNLCPVPSQCLVITSDKEIVNFARRLRTKRMTSEEFYAEWVKRETEEDETEFNHLKEGLTPSSETDYWERQFLP
- a CDS encoding PP2C family protein-serine/threonine phosphatase, encoding MIKQSFQERFKLDDEVMKISRICLVVFFSFIGFGIFAPIDELRLYDPKWIRVLHASITLGFFFATYVSDWVRKQIQSIMLFFFYTMSAHSLILLYWNSLYIGYLVGMILVLSCIGVSFVDRRSLVSYLGTVSSAGIIIGLYTKEPQVDLPLYLSAIITPALVSYLTLNIRLSSVEKLRISESQLKGFQDRMLNELDLANETQSNLVTTQWPKTKGVKLHSFFRSFGQVGGDAISYLEREDGKLALFFADVSGHGIASAMVSAMAVLAFKIHGNQTEPSACLKSIHTDLQTLVPNNHISACVLFVDTITREIQYSIAGHPPLIRMEKDSDPKFMEGMGTLIVSFLKPNLKDFSITPNSGDRILLYSDGILEVFDTAGEIYGDEHLLSSIKNHSDKKGEEFLNALYEDSMSFSAKRISDDMSMLLLEFL
- a CDS encoding LptF/LptG family permease, translating into MNLLLAPFLWFKKEFIPFRTLDRYLFLDFFKTFIGTLIMLTSMIVIYKFTDVMKYLVSSKVNQTHVYLHVLYSLPSMVDQVVAPALMFSVCFVIGQFSVNKELVAMMVAGVSFIRIITPILFFGISMWLIMTLFGQTVVIPANKQAQIEYSIMAKGSNRLIDFVYQLHIKGKKGFYYVYWIDEKEKTVKGGFNYIEITPDGHPTYTVSSQKAKFIPSPHSWVLYDAEEVRFNENLELVSRIKYPEKTYDFPEDLAYFSKPIRNPEEMNFFELADEIQSRITKGIPFRNVIIQQHMAFAMPLMSFVVVALGALAGAITKRSAGVASLGLTIAVVLLYYILNSTAKTLAENGALPIWIGMWMTPVIFTTAAYYLYRRMNI
- a CDS encoding SDR family NAD(P)-dependent oxidoreductase; its protein translation is MGKKIIIVGASSGIGKAIAEAELNAGNSVVLLARREKSLESIAKKANLGKEKRAFPLVFDVTKFSTAEKTFGKAVSLLGNVDEVYFASGVMPEISPNEYNTTKDLEMLNVNLLGAVAFLNPVATYFAKQKSGKIIGISSIAGERGRKGNPVYNTSKAALNTYLEALRNRLSESNVQVTTIKPGFVITEMTKGLKLPEKGLMKAITAEEAAEKIRTIVANGKDEAFVPGIWALVGLIIRNIPNFIFKKLSI
- a CDS encoding acyl-CoA thioesterase, whose translation is MSKPIKYKHKFTQQVVWGEMDAFGHVNNVTYVRYFESARADYFTKEALWDSPLKPVKAGPVLTHLDMDYRKQVVFPATLEITLEVDSISSRAFTVICSMWNENEECVLTGNAAFVWFDFELQKPSALPEHFKTKFGSNHLV